The Parus major isolate Abel chromosome 27, Parus_major1.1, whole genome shotgun sequence DNA segment tctgaagaaggaaggaagctCTGTGAGTATGTGGAAGATGTGTCTTCtggctgggaaaagaaagagaaagaagtccATGTTTCTTGGTTTCCTTTTGAGGCTCCATCATTAGCCCCTGTGCAATTCAGGAGGTCCACAATTCCCTTCTGGTCtttgtttgttcttcttttGCAGAGTGAAGGGGTGAGTATGGGCTTGGCTTTGGGGGTGTGCTTACAAAGGTGAGCAGAAACTCGAGTCCTTATCAGGAAAGTCTCTGGAGGAATCTGGTTTGCACTCCAATGGCACTGTGCGCTAATACCCCAAAAAGGGACTGAAATAAGTATGATGTGAACTTTTCTGGCTAGAAGTCTTACTGAAAAATGAACATGGTCATATTATTGCTTAAATCTGTTTCCTGTATGATCTTTGTCAGCTGGCCCTtgattttttgtatttgtattgtTACTGATCCTTCAGTTCAGGGCTTTGAAAGCACCAGGCTCCAAGGTAAATAAGCTTTAAATAAGGCTTCCCCACATGTGGTTTGGAGTGTAACAGCTCTTCAATAGCATTCAACAGAATTTCACACTAATGTAACAAAGGAAGAGCACAATATCTTCTTCACCAGTGTATTGTGGCAAAAATGTGGGCAATCCAAAAAAGCTGGGCTGGAATTTCATCCCAGCATCTCAGGTAAGCATTCCACTGCAGTCAGGCTGTCATGGGATTGGTGGAGATGAGCAGGAATCAGGATTTGTGTTTTTGTTAGGCGAAAGAGCATTGCAGCCCCAGAAGCCTTGCTTGTAAATGTGAGAAAGTTCAGGACAGAGCATGCCAGGGTTGGAGCCACAGCACTTCTTCCAGCATCAGCAGTCATTGACTTCTTCCATGCAAACAGTGAACTGACCTCACACTGCTGGCTGTGAGATCATGGCACAAACTTACTGCTTGTGTCTAATATCGGTCATTAAAGTTTCCTTCAGCTTGAGGTTTAAGAACCAGGCTtcttaaaaggagaaaatccttGTAGTTGAGgtaaagagattatttttatatatagctCTTTGTGCTGCAGGGATAGATCCTACTAAAAATAGACATATGACTGATTGGTGCTTCTTTGTTAAAGCAATTTTTGTCTATATTTGGCTGAGGCTACATATTTTTCCAGGTGTTCTGAGTTCACTTTATTATTTCACTTTGAAACAGTTTTATGTTCTTCAAGAAGACTGATAAATAAACAGCAGTACAGCCAATAATGCCCTCCAATCATTTTTATTCAGTAATGCGCTTGTTGCCATGCAAAGATGATTGAGGCATTACTGGTTATTGGAATGCAATTGGAATTTCTGGCCATGGATGTGAGTGTCTCTAGGTGATTCCAAGCATAAAATGCTATGATTAGGTGTTAATTCCCAGGACAGCGAACTTACCACATTGATGAAGTCATAGAAAGTTGCTTGGATTTGCAGCTTCCCATGGAAGAAATAGGTCCCTTAGACTGTACTTGATCTGAAATCTGTGAAAGTGTGTGGAAATAAGTTTTTAGGTGACTCAAATTTCACTTGATTATGGCTTTGTAAGAGCTGTTCCAGCTCCCTGTAATACTCATCTTGCTCCTGGAATGACCCATTTGATGtgaaagtgctgctgctcaaaTTAATTCATCTTTAGCCTCTCCGCTTTAGCTCTCCACTGGTACTTTAATGCAGTGGTCACGGTTGACTCCCCTCTTTTGTTTTAGTTCATAAATATGTGATGCTCTGACATTCACAGAACTATGGAAAACAAAGTTATCTGGACTGGACTCCAGCAAAACATGGAAATCATGCTGTACTGCTACCTGGAGGGTTGCATAAATTCTAACTGAGCTTCCTGCCAGGCCTGCAGAGTTGactaatttttctgtttctacacCTGAAAATAGGAGCAGTGTGTTGGACAGAAGCTTTCAACTACAGGCAGCTCTCACAGAATTCCTTGGGAGTTGTGCTTGACACTTAATATCACCAGACTCCAAATCAATTGTTCCAGTGAACCAAACAAGTTAGTGTTAGAGATGGAAGTAAAACCTGGATTTCTTCATTCCAGTCTCCTTCAAAGACACTTTTTCTGTTGCCAGCTTCTTTTAAATCCTACCTTGAGAcagaatttcttcttctctcttttccctttttaagtCCTAACAAAGAGACTGTGACATAGGCTGAGTGTTTATGTAGGATTGGGACTTTAAATAAAGGTGATTTTCAGTCAATCTCACTTGTTACAGCAGGTTGCTGCAGATATCTGCAGTGATCCCTCACTCTCTGAACTGTTTAAACCCTGAGACCTTCTGATTTGATGCCTGATGATGTTTTTGCTTGTGTTCACAGAGGAATACGAGGTGAATGCTAAGAAATACTGGGATGACTTCTATAAAATCCATGAAAATGGCTTCTTCAAGGACAGGCACTGGCTGTTCACTGAGTTTCCTGAGCTGGCACCTAACAGGAGCTCAAGCCAAAATGGAGATTCTGGGAGTGGATTTAGTAACACAGGAGAATCCAACaatgcagggctgggaagctgTGAAAATGGCCATTGCTCATTGGAAACCAGGGCAGAGAGTCAGTTAAACCTGATAAAAAGCCCGCCTGGGGGCCACACGGAAGAGTTGGCTGCACAGAAAGACAGTGAGCTGAGTCAGAGTGGTGGGGATTACCCAGGATTAGCTGCATCTTACCGTATATTAGAGGTAAGAGGTATAAATCAAAGTCACACATCAAAGCCTCCCTTGTGTCAGTGTTACTGGGACATAAAAATGTGTATCACTGCCAAACAGCAAGGGAGCAGATGATTGCCTTCAGTcagtaaaatgcaaaaatcaGAGGGTAGTTTAGAGCTGAACTAAATCTGTTTGGATTCCTTTGGTTCAGACTCTGAattggcagagcacagggaccATAAGAAGTTTACAAATTTGAAAGCCAAACTATTGCTATCAGATGTTCAAACAAGCATTTAAAAGTCAGCTTTTGAAGAAGCTGATTCTTCTACTCTGTATAAAGCTTTCTCTTGTCATTTATCTTTTGCATGTTTGTGCTGACTCCTGTTTGCCTTGGGAGTTGTGAAACAAAGCGATGAATCCAAGAATGTAAAGATGCTCTTTACATTCCTTAGAGCCCTTATGGTAACAGGGAATCCCAGACTGATACAGGCTTTGTTCCAGAGAAGTTTGTGGAAGTTATAAATATTGGACTGCTGACAGCTGATTGTGACCTTTTGCTCTGCCACCTCTAGTTGTTCACTGTAGATATTACTGGATTTGTTTAATACTTAGTATTATATGAAAGTCCTGCCCTTCCAGGGAGGGTTAGTATGAACTGTCCTGATTTTTGAATTTAATATGACACTTTAAAGATTTCCTCAGACTTTGGTGTTCTCAAAGTACCTTTCCTATCTCACGTGAGCACTTTAACTAACATCTGTTTCTGCAAACCCTCTGTGGTGGTTTCTGCTCAGTCTGTTTCAATTTTACTGATCCTTTAAACATTCAGAGGCAAATTCCCCAAACCCAGTTGTGTGAGCCATCATCTCTTCAAATGGGaacaagcagaaagaaaagtaaactTCTCTGATTTTCAATGGACTTGAATGTAACTCATCCATGGCCTTTGCCAGTGCTTCAGTGACTCATACTGATTGTTATGCTTGGGTTTCCAGCAAAAACAGCTTTCTAAAGAGTAACAACATATAGCTTGTTTTAAGATTTCGACAAGAACTTGCTTAGTGGTTTCCCACTCATGTAATCCTGTTCCTCAAACCTTTACATGCTCAGATCTTGCAGGGACACTTAAGAATGGTCACTGCCATGCTCAGCTTTACTCATGTGTTGCTCTTTGTTCCTTGGCTGTAGAGAGAtgattgaaaataatttgcatggACACGCTGAAGGAATTATTTTCACTGTATaactctgctttgttttggcaggttggctgtggggctgggaataCAGTCTTCCCAATTTTACAAACCAACAAGTAAGTAGTGACAAGACAAGAAGAAATtgtttcccactgccagagggcagggataaGTGGGGAGCTTCTGGCATgggttgcccagaaaagctgtggctgccccattcctggaagtgtccaaggtcagaTTAGACAGGGCTTGAAGCACCTTGgtctactggaaggtgtccctgcccatgctaggggtgggactggatgatctttaatgttcctcccaacccaaaccattctgggattctttgAAGTAATTCTCAGTAGACTTCTACCTGCATCAAATACCAGCTTCTGTAAAAACAATTGGAAAAATTTTCCCTGTCTTCCTAGTTTAGACAATCTCAGAGAAAAGCCAAAAGCGAATGGTATCATCTGCAATTTTAGGTTATTGTATTTTGAGCTTGGAAGCCCTTGGTTTTAgatccagaaggaaaaggaagcagtCAGTTCCATATGAGAATAATGGGCATAAAGGAGCAATGGAATCCACCAGATTTTGCACAGAAACTAAAGCCCAGAATTTCTGGGCTTTGTGCATTTGAAACACTCCTTAATTCCTCTGTATAAATTATgggtttctttcatttattgCAGTGACCCAGGCCTGTTTGTTTattgctgtgatttttctgcAACAGCTGTGCATCTTGTCCAGGTAATCTCAATGGTGACTCATGAAAATGTGGGAAGTATCAGGGGCTAATTTCCCATTAACACAAATCTATCCCAGCTGCCAGTGActctctggctgtgctggcagcttttAGCCAGCCCTGGTGCTGACCCTTGCATTGGGAAATCTGAAAAATGCGCCATCAAAGATTGTAGAAACTAGGGAAGTAAAAGTTCCCTATGTCACATAATGATGTCACATTGGCAGCAAACAAGTCAGCcagcttttcttcccctgtGGTTGGCAGTACTTTTCTCAATACACAGTGTTCTTTTAGCTGAGTAACTAGAAAACAAACTCGAAACTTGGACACATTCAGGCTATTTTTTAACAGGAATTGaagctggttttggtttgtgtgtgtCTTACTGTCACCACAGTTCTGGGAACATGGTCTGATTGCTTCTGcacaggcagctgaggaaagatCATGTTTgtggagcaggaggctgggattTAGTCAAAGGACAAATATCACTAATAAATTTCAGGTCAAGGCAGATCTGAGAATATATGAAGTATCAAATGCAATCAGTCACTTCCTGAGATGAGAGGGGAGCATAGCACCAGAGTCAGCATCCATTTCCTCCTCTGGATGTGACACAAACATTGTTTGTAGAGCTGCAGCTTCTAGAAAAATATGCAACTTCTAAAATACATCTATATCTGATTTTTATGACTGTAACTTTAGGCAACCAAGTTTGATTTTTGGGGTATAGGGAATACCTGCTTGTAGGTGAAATGAATATTGATTTCAATGATGCAGAAAGGTGGCCTGACACTCTCACTTATGTAAAGGTTTCCAATTCATTAGTATAAATGTCTCACTTCTTACCACTGTTAGTGGAAATTCTGACCTCAGGATTGCAGTATCAGTTTGGCAGGTTTTTTCAGTGCTGATTGTCTGATTGTAACAAGACCAAAGCTCCTTTTAAATCTCCcgtaaatattttttcacatttcacacATGTTCCTTGCCTGACCAAGGAATATACCTGACACAGAAGTCCAATGAGGCTGAAACAGATTTCTGGACACACCTCTTCATAATGCAATAGTTAAAGTACGCcttataatattaataatacatATAGTCCAGCTAATACTGAGATCAGGGTCTGCTATTAAtgttcttaatttctttccctcaaATACAGAACAATGCAGAATATGATGCTTCTCGCTGCTTTGCATTTGTCCATGACCTGTGCAATGACCAAAGTCCCTTCCCAATGCCAGAAGAGAGTCTTGACATTGTTATTCTTATCTTTGTCCTCTCAGCAATTCTCCCAGAGAAGTAAGTTTTAATAATTACTTCTGATTGCAGAAGATAATTCTTCTACAACTGGAGTTCTCTAATAATCTCCaatcaaggaaaattaaagtttGTTCTGTTTGTGGTCCAGTTTTCCATGAAGccttagaaaattaaatttgcaggTATTTGCTATTGCTGTTGTAACCAATTTTGGCAGAGGACAGGATGATTTTAAGTGGCTGCAGGTGATCGGAGTCACTGTCCTGGGCCCCAGCCACATTGAGCACTCACTTTGGAAAGTATTCTGCTGGATTTTCAGGCTCAGAGGGTAGATGAATTTCTCACATGGTAGGTAGCAAGAAAGAAGGGTTCAGGTTCATAAAAAAGGTAAGGAAAGTGCTGTGGTCTTAGTGTGATAGTTGTTACAACCTACGCTAGtctctttttttgttccttttagtTTTACTTCACAACACTTCTCCTCAAGTTCACTTATTACTTGTTTTACAGAAACCAGTGGAGATTCTTTTGTAATTAATAAGAGACAGCAGTTaatccctgctctggcaggatGTTACCCttgtagaaaaaaacccaaaattgGGGAATGTCAAAAAATAGAGGCCGAATAAAATCAGCCCATCTGACTCTGGGAGAGCTCAGAATGCTGCGGACTTTGGATAGCTCTTTATGTGAAGTTGGAACATGCAAAactttatttcatctttttggAAGGAGCCAATTATGATTTTGCAGTGTGTTGAGAGCTCCTGGTTTGTTCTTCTCTCAGGATGCAGTGCATTGTGACCAGACTGAGTCGTCTTCTGAAACCAGGGGGAATGATCTTGTTACGAGATTATGGTCGTTATGATCTCGCCCAGCTTCGATTT contains these protein-coding regions:
- the LOC107215269 gene encoding tRNA N(3)-methylcytidine methyltransferase METTL2-like isoform X2 produces the protein MAAPCEARERRPFGRRLLTDPARLFQHNAWDNVEWSEEQEASARSKVQENSSQLLPQDKQEEYEVNAKKYWDDFYKIHENGFFKDRHWLFTEFPELAPNRSSSQNGDSGSGFSNTGESNNAGLGSCENGHCSLETRAESQLNLIKSPPGGHTEELAAQKDSELSQSGGDYPGLAASYRILEVGCGAGNTVFPILQTNNDPGLFVYCCDFSATAVHLVQNNAEYDASRCFAFVHDLCNDQSPFPMPEESLDIVILIFVLSAILPEKMQCIVTRLSRLLKPGGMILLRDYGRYDLAQLRFKKGQCLSDNFYVRGDGTRVYFFTQDELDHLFTTAGLEKIQNLVDRRLQVNRGKQMTMYRVWIQCKYCKPTTLQP
- the LOC107215269 gene encoding tRNA N(3)-methylcytidine methyltransferase METTL2-like isoform X1 — translated: MDGWMETPSSVAERSLTKFGKRDNVEWSEEQEASARSKVQENSSQLLPQDKQEEYEVNAKKYWDDFYKIHENGFFKDRHWLFTEFPELAPNRSSSQNGDSGSGFSNTGESNNAGLGSCENGHCSLETRAESQLNLIKSPPGGHTEELAAQKDSELSQSGGDYPGLAASYRILEVGCGAGNTVFPILQTNNDPGLFVYCCDFSATAVHLVQNNAEYDASRCFAFVHDLCNDQSPFPMPEESLDIVILIFVLSAILPEKMQCIVTRLSRLLKPGGMILLRDYGRYDLAQLRFKKGQCLSDNFYVRGDGTRVYFFTQDELDHLFTTAGLEKIQNLVDRRLQVNRGKQMTMYRVWIQCKYCKPTTLQP